One Podarcis muralis chromosome Z, rPodMur119.hap1.1, whole genome shotgun sequence DNA segment encodes these proteins:
- the LOC114589280 gene encoding LOW QUALITY PROTEIN: telomeric repeat-binding factor 2-like (The sequence of the model RefSeq protein was modified relative to this genomic sequence to represent the inferred CDS: deleted 1 base in 1 codon), which yields MLSAAPPPDALLPRPPTTSGAGILKGCNLRYAPFPACWRTVGGTMEEGGCGAPEGAAEAREKALEEAVNRWTVPFYVHQALQAFRAGRSRDFRQLRDVVYAVLARPLAEEKCIGIQLQMVQFLSKIDEDWTIDPETKLMPLEDALVILDKMKDELDLNSEVAEEIRQKIKEAAVITSIKNKKYGQARMILNKHMTKDPSSQVSFQQKMRSMLQRIIQRKNLSHPAILNFSDKVFQQRILLSLESCWSAPEPFLLEIAKMDLDDQMETGLNPLEMASKGEMVEETSELAAAADKPESVGRSDETLEEPRPEGGLSNTVEEEPKSLEGGRETVARLLMEAKGAVLEVAKVVDECQAASKPEEETSGAAEPALVADATVSAASSDTDRCSPQRMASHPCLASDFHAAKCQREEENHAASRPHPSECSGSLSTLIMGPESGNPPTWLFFPHLCFPVPFRLAKRRLICPDQNEEEDLPGGEEVHRDRDRPETTRDPRHLESKGKSSSSSSSSSSSSSTSALGSKKKIWTSEESQWIKEGVKKFGEGRWKAICQAFPFKNRTAVAIKDRWRTMKNQGLLGNDLEASG from the exons ATGCTCTCGgcggcccccccccccgacgcccTCCTGCCTCGCCCACCGACCACGTCAGGGGCAGGAATCCTTAAAGGGTGCAACTTGCGCTACGCCCCCTTCCCGGCGTGTTGGCGCACGGTAGGAGGGACGATGGAGGAGGGTGGCTGCGGAGCGCCCGAAGGAGCCGCGGAGGCTCGCGAAAAGGCCCTCGAGGAGGCGGTGAACCGCTGGACGGTCCCCTTCTACGTCCACCAGGCCCTTCAGGCTTTCCGGGCCGGCCGCAGCCGGGACTTTCGCCAGCTGCGGGACGTCGTCTATG CTGTGCTTGCACGGCCCCTAGCAGAAGAGAAATGTATTGGCATTCAGCTGCAGATGGTGCAGTTTCTGTCTAAGATTGATGAAGATTGGACCATTGATCCCGAGACCAAGTTAATGCCTCTTGAAGATGCCCTTGTTATTTTGGATAAGATGAAGGACGAACTGGACTTAAACAGTGAGGTAGCAGAAGAGATAAGACAAAAGATAAAGGAAGCG GCTGTCATAACcagcata aaaaacaaaaaatatggaCAAGCCAGAATGATCTTGAATAAACACATGACAAAGGACCCAAGTTCCCAGGTGAGCTTTCAGCAG AAAATGAGGTCAATGTTGCAGAGAATCATCCAAAGGAAAAACTTAAGTCATccagccatcttgaacttctCTGACAAAGTTTTCCAGCAGAGAATCCTTCTGTCTTTAGAAAGCTGCTGGAGTGCCCCTGAGCCCTTTCTCCTAGAG ATTGCAAAAATGGATTTGGACGATCAGATGGAGACCGGGCTCAATCCTTTGGAAATGGCCAGCAAGGGGGAAATGGTGGAAGAAACCTCAgagttggcagcagcagcagataagCCTGAATCTGTGGGAAGATCTGATGAGACTTTGGAAGAGCCCAGGCCTGAGGGAGGGCTTAGCAATACAGTGGAAGAAGAGCCAAAGTCTCTGGAGGGAGGCCGTGAGACAGTTGCAAGGCTTTTGATGGAGGCAAAGGGAGCTGTTTTGGAAGTTGCTAAAGTGGTTGATGAGTGCCAGGCAGCTTCAAAGCCAGAAGAAGAAACCAGTGGAGCTGCAGAGCCTGCTCTAGTTGCTGATGCCACTGTCTCAGCAGCTTCCAGTGACACGGACAG atgCTCGCCTCAGAGGATGGCCTCGCATCCATGTTTGGCTTCTGATTTCCACGCAGCCAAGTGccaaagggaggaggagaaccatgctgCCTCCAGGCCACACCCTAGTGAATGCTCAGGGTCCCTAAGCACACTGATTATGGGGCCAGAGAGCGGGAACCCCCCAACTTGGTTAT TCTTTCCTCACTTGTGTTTCCCTGTTCCATTCAGATTAGCTAAGAGGAGACTAATTTGTCCAGATCAGAATGAAGAAGAGGATCTCCCAGGTGGTGAAGAGGTTCATAGGGACCGGGACCGGCCAGAGACCACCAGAGACCCCCGACACCTGG AATCGAagggaaaaagcagcagcagcagcagcagcagcagcagcagcagcagcacttccgCCTTGGGTTCTAAAAAGAAG ATCTGGACTTCAGAGGAGTCTCAGTGGATTAAGGAAGGTGTGAAGAAGTTTGGGGAAGGGAGGTGGAAAGCCATCTGCCAGGCATTCCCCTTTAAGAACCGGACGGCTGTGGCGATCAAGGACCGATGGCGGACGATGAAGAATCAGGGCCTCTTGGGGAATGACCTGGAAGCAAGTGGCTGA